The nucleotide sequence TGCAGTCTACCACTCGTCGGGGATTTCTTGCAGATGTTGGCCACAGCATGCTCGCCGTCGGCCTGGGGACATCACTTGCGGCTGATCTGGGGTTTTCGACCGCCTTCGCGGAAGAGGGGAACGATTCGATCAGTCTCGGATCTCATCAGTCCCTGGTGGAACTCATGCGGAATACCCCCGCTGAGAAGTTGCAGCCTCTGCTGGCCCAGCTCGTGGCCAAGGGTGAGACTTCACTTAAGGACCTGATTGCGGCGGGGGCATTGGCGAATGCGGTCACGTTTGGCGGATGTGACTATGTGGGATTTCATACGGCCATGGCGATGATCCCAGCTCTGGAAATGACTCGCAAGCTGCCGGTGAAACGGCAACCACTTCCGGTACTCAAGGTGCTCTACCGCAATTCGCAGCAGATTCAGAAAGCAGGAAGTTCCTCCCGCGAGGCGCTCAGGGCATTTCACCTGGCCGAGCATCTGGCAGAACACGCATCCGACGCTGACCTCGGGGTGCAAATCAGGAACGCTTGTCGCGACGTCGACAGCCAATTGGGTGAACGATTGCTGGCAAAGGTCAGCAAGTCTCCCCTCGATGCGTTCAACGCCCTTCAGCCTGCAGTTCAGGATGACATGAACGTGCATCGCTTTGTATTCGCTTATCGTACATACGGGCTGGTCGGGCTGCTGGGTGATGAGCACTCGCAGACACTGCTCAGTCAGTGCGTGCGGCATTGCTGCGACCATGAACGGATGCGTATCGAACATAAACAAGCGGATCCGCCCATTCGAGCGTTATTGCCGAAGCTGCTTGATCAGTACCGCCTGACGGACCGACCGCTGGGACAGCGTGATCCGGGCGACACTGCGGTGCTGGAACTGAGCCAGGCGATTTACACGGGACCACGGGATCGGGCGGCCGAGGCGGCGGCTGCGGCGCTGGCCGAGGGAATTTCTCCTGAAGTCGTGGGGGAAGCGATTTCGCTTGCTTCCAATCTCTATGTCTTGAGGCAAGGGAGCGATAAATCCCGCGTTCACGGTGACTCGGCCGGCGTGCACTCTTCAGACGCAACGAACGCCTGGCGGAACATGGCACGACTGGCAGAAACCCGGCACGCAATTTCCGGATTGATCGTGGCGGCCTATCACGCGGGAATTCAGTCAGCGCCGTTCGACACACCCGCTTATCCCCTCGACGAACACTCGGCGTTAATCACCGTCGATAGTCCCGAGCGGCTCCTCGCTGTGACGGAAGACGCCATTCGGAACAACGAGCAGGGACTTGCGACGGCAGCGATTCAGGTCTACGGAAATCGAGGGTTCGAGGTGGATCCGGTGCTGAACCTGATGCTGAAATACGCCGTCAGCGAAGATGGCCGACTGCACGGAGAGAAGTATTTCCAGACCGTCTGCGAAGAGTACAAGACAACTCGCCCGGCCTTCCGCTGGAGGCAGATCGTAGCACTCGCCCGCGTGACCGCCAGTTCGTACGGGTACAACCGGGAAGATAAGCACGGCTTTCGAGCGGCGGGCTACGAAGAGGCCTGTCACCTTCTGGGAGTCGAGGCCTGACCCCGTTCCGATGTGACGTGAGACGCCCGGGAATAAGCGCGTCGTCTTCACTGGCGAGGAAGCTGCGCGCTTGATTTGAAGTACCGTTTCGCTGAACCCCTCGGGTGGACCGAACGCGTCATGCGCCGGGAAACGGACCAGTCAACATTTTTCCTTGTGACAACGATTATTTTGAACGCGAGAGACTGCGAGCTTGCCTTAACCGTTGTGGCGTCGTCGATAGGCCGTTGGTGTTTGTCCCGTCTCCTGACGAAATACCACCGACAGCTGGCGCCCTTCGGTGAATCCGGAAAGCCGGGCTACCTCGGACATGGGAAGTTCGGTCCCTACAAGCAGTGATTTTGCACGTTCGACGTGTCCCCGGCGGATTTCCTGGGAGATCCCGCGTCCGAGGGTTGTGAGGAATCGCCTTTCCAACGACCGTCTTGAGACAGGAATGACTTTGAGGACATTTGCTACGCGAATCGGTTGGTGAACGTGGTCTCGAATATAGCGAATCGCGGCTGCGACGATCTGGTCTTCCATACACAAAATATCTGTCGATTGACGGGCCACGACTTCACGCGGGGGCAGTAGCATTGCCCTGTTCAATGGCTTCCGGCGACTCATCAGCCTGCTGAGCAAGAAGGCTGCTTCATAACCGATTCGCTCAGATGGAAGAGCCACACTCGACATCGAGGGACGCGTCATCTCGCATAACAAGTCATCGTCGTCGACGCCGAGAATGCCGACGTCCTCGGGAACGCGCAGGCCCGCCGACCGACACGCTTCGGAGACCTTCACCCCTTGAATGTCCTGGCTCGTGAAGACGGCAACCGGCTTCTTCAGTGAACGCAGCCAGGCTGGCAGCTCCGTGTTCCAAGACCAGAGTCCTGTAGGATCAACCTCAGCCAGGTCTTTTTCATAGAATGTGTTGAGGGTACAACCAGCCGCTGCCAAACTCTCGCGAAATCCGGATTCACGACCGACTGAAAAATCGTGATCGGGATAGCCGACGTAACCGAAATGTCGAAAACCTCGATCGAGGAGATGTTCTGCGGCCATCCGACCCACCAGGAGGTGGTCGACCGAGACACGGTAAATGGGTTGCTCTGGAAGCACCCCCGAGACATTAACGACGGGCTTTCGCAGCGCAATCAGCGCTTCAGCAAGCTCGACGCTGTAAACATGAGCGATGAGTCCGTCGAATTTTACTGAGCGCAAGCTCTGTACGGATTGCGAATCGGGAGACAGGGGCGTGAAGATCCAGTCGGATCTCTGCTCGGCGAAATGCTTGATTCCTCGCAAGATATCTCGGTAGTAGGCCAGGCCATAGCCAAATACGAGCCCGATTCGCTGCAAAGCAATGCTCCATCCGACAACGGATTTGTCGCAAAAAGACAAAAGATTTACGCGGAGTGTCATCGTGATAAATCACGCAGAAGAGTTCAATAGGTACATCAGAAACAGTGATCGCGGTGTTGGACGTATCTCGTACGTCATGACGCGCGGTCACGGTAGCCATTCATTCGGCCTTAAGGCGAGTAGGTTTGGGAAGGTGCATCGAAGATGTCTGGTGGCTTACATTCATGGATTCACACTGCCCACTTAGTGGCGCTGACGGTGATGTTCGTCGCGACAAATTCGGTGATCGGTCGAGAACTTCCCACGGCCTCGAGCGCGCCGGATACCTCATCGTTTTATCGTGGCGTGAATCTGAACGGCCCGCCCGTCGTCATTGATGGCAATCAATGGGAGGGACACCAGGCAAAATGGCTTCAGTGCAACGATCGCGCTTTCGAGAATCAACTCGTGCCGCTTGATCCTCCGACGGACCCGGAGCGGACAAAAATGATTCGCAGCAGTCGCTGGGGTGGAAACGAGGTGACGATCAACGATATCCCGCCGGGACGATACACCGTCTATTTGTACGTCTGGGAAGATAACGATCCCGAGATCTATCATGTTTCGATCAACGGTGCGGAAGTGCTGTCGCGTCATAACAGCGGCCAAGCGGGGCACTGGGACAAACTGGGACCCTGGCTGATCAATGTGAAAAATCAGCAGATCAAAATCACCAGCAAAGGTGGGGCAGCAAACTTTTCAGGGATTGAAGTCTGGCAGGGAGAACGAGACAGTTCGACCGAGCCGTCGACTGCTGAGGCGGAGTTCTTTGAAAAGCGGATTCGCCCACTTCTTGTAAACCACTGTTACGAATGTCATAGCTCAGAGTCGAACGAAGTTCAGGGGCGTCTCCTTGTTGACTCACGATCTGCTCTGCGGAAAGGGGGGGACCGAGGGGCCGCGATTGTGCCCGGCGACCTTGAACTCAGCCTGCTGATCAAAGCCGTGCGGTATGGGGAGTCTCAACTGCAAATGCCACCAGACCGAAAGCTGGCGGACCATGAGATTGCGGATCTGGAGCATTGGGTGAAAATGGGAGCACCCGATCCACGGACGCGGGCCACGAAAGTTTCCAGTAAAACGATTGATCTGAATTCCGCACGGAGCTTCTGGTCCTATCGGCCACTCGTCACGACCGTGGTGCCGACGCCGACGAAAAGCACTGCTCGAAACGAGATTGATTCTTTCATCGAGGCAGAACTCGAGAAACGGGAACTCACTCCACTTCCCTTGGCCGACAAACGGACCCTAATTCGACGGGCGACGTTCGATCTGACAGGACTTCCGCCGACTCCCGAGGAAATTGATGCGTTTTTGGAAGACTCGTCAGAAGACGCATTTGAATCAGTCATCAATCGCTTGCTCGAGTCACCTCACTATGGAGAACGCTGGGGACGACATTGGCTGGATGTCGTGCGGTATTCCGATTCCGCAGGTGACAATTCCGATTTTCCCATCCCTCAGATGTACCTGTATCGGAACTGGGTGATTGACGCTTTTAACCGAGATCTGCCCTATGACCAGTTTGTCCGCGAACAACTGGCAGGTGACCTGATGGAGTCGAATCGCTGGGATGAGCGAAACCAGCGCGTGATTGCGACGGGGTACCTCGCCAACGCCCGACGTTTTGGATCGCGCGTTGATGACTATCCGACACATCTGACCATTGAAGACACCATCGACAATCTGGGGCGGACATTCCTGGGCCAATCAATCAATTGTGCCCGCTGTCACGACCATAAGTTCGATCCCATAACGATCGACGATTATTATGGCCTGTATGGCTTTTTCAGCAGCACGCGCTATCCATGGCCAGGAATCGAACTTGATCAGATGCAGCGTGATCTGGTCCCTCTCGTTCCCGCGGAACAGGCCCGCAATGCTTTGATCGCCCATCAGAATCGCGAAAAAGAACTGGAAGCCGAACTGGCACGACTCGAGAAAGAGCTGTCTGAAGCAGACAACGCCAATCGGTCAGCCTTGAATCAGCAGGTGGCCGCTGCGCGTAAGCAAGTTAATCGACACAAGAAAACTCTCCCCGACATCCCGTATGCATACGCTGTTGCCGAAGGGACTCAAGTCGATAATGTCGCGATCCAGTTCAAGGGGAATCCTGAAACCAGGGGAGAAGTGGTCCGTCGCCGGTTTCCAACTGTTCTAGGTGGACAGGAACTGTCCCTCAATGATTTATCGAGTGGTCGAATGGCACTTGCTGACTGGATCGTGGACCCGGCCAATCCCCTGACATCACGGGTCATGGTGAACCGAATCTGGCTTCGTCATTTCGGACGGGGACTGGTTACGACTCCGAATGAATTCGGGAAGCAGGGAAAACCACCTTCCAATCCTGCACTACTGGACTGGCTGGCGAGCCGATTCATCGAGTCGGGATGGTCCATCAAGTCGATGCATCGGCTCATCATGCAATCTCGCACCTATCAAACCGAATCGGTTCAGGACCCGGCCACGATACCGGGTGATCCTGCGAATGAGTTCTTATCAGGATTTCCCCGCAATCGGCTGGACGCAGAGACAATTCGCGACACATTGCTGTTTGTCGGTGGGAATCTTGATACTCGATCCGGGGGACCGCATCCGTTCCCTCCCAGTTCAGAATGGGATTTCACACAGCACCACCCGTTTAAGGCGATTTACGAGACGAACCAGCGAAGCGTTTACCTGATGACGCAGCGAATTCAGCGACACCCGTATCTTGCGATATTTGACGGACCCGATACGAGCGTCAGTACGCCCCAGAGATCAACGAGCACCACCCCGCTGCAGTCCTTATACTTCATGAATAATTCATTCGTGCATCAGCAGGCAGAACTGGTCGCCGCACGATTGAGAAGCGAACGATCGGACGATAGCTCACGAATCGATCTCGTCTATGTCCGACTACTGGGGCGTCCACCACGCCAGGAGGAGCGTTCCGCCGGACTTCACTATTTGAAGGCTGTTAAGGTCGTGCTGGCCGAGGCGGGCAAGACGAGCGAGGAATCGCAGGCACAGGCTTGGGTCTCGTATGTCCGCTCCCTGTTTCTCTTGAATGAGTTTGTCTATGTCGATTGAGCGTAATCGTCACAGAAGGCCACGCTGAGAAATTGAGGTTTCCAAATTGAAGATGCAAGACAGCGAGACTCTTATGGGATCAACCGTTGTTACGCGTCGACCGTATGTCCGGAAATGTCGTTTCTGCCCGTCGCCGGTTTCGTTTCTGTCCGAGCGTCGAGACATAAATCTCGCCCGCTTGGATTCATCTCCTGTACTTGAAAAGACTCAATCATGCCCGGATTCACGCATGCTCCGACGCGGCGCGAAGTGCTTCAGTCGCTCGTCGGGGGTTCCCTCCTGTTCCCCGGGATTCTCTCGGAACTGCTGTCCTCCGAAGTTCGGAATCCCGCTCCACTCGCCCCTCGGTCGGCACATACTCCGGCGAAAGCGAAACGGGTCATCTTCCTGTTCTCTACAGGGGGCGTATCCCACATGGATACGTTCGATTACAAACCCAGGCTGTTTCAGGCCGATGGTAAAACGATGGGGGTCGGGGGAGGGCTTTCCAACCAGCAGCGTGTTCTGCTGCGTCCTAAGTGGGAGTTCAAGCCCGGGGGCGAATGTGGAACACTGGTCAGCGATCTGTTCCCTTGTCTTCGCGATTGTATGGACGACATTTGCCTGATCAGGTCGATGAAGTCTGATGACAACGAACACTATCAGGCCACGCTGGCCATGC is from Schlesneria sp. DSM 10557 and encodes:
- a CDS encoding substrate-binding domain-containing protein, which encodes MQRIGLVFGYGLAYYRDILRGIKHFAEQRSDWIFTPLSPDSQSVQSLRSVKFDGLIAHVYSVELAEALIALRKPVVNVSGVLPEQPIYRVSVDHLLVGRMAAEHLLDRGFRHFGYVGYPDHDFSVGRESGFRESLAAAGCTLNTFYEKDLAEVDPTGLWSWNTELPAWLRSLKKPVAVFTSQDIQGVKVSEACRSAGLRVPEDVGILGVDDDDLLCEMTRPSMSSVALPSERIGYEAAFLLSRLMSRRKPLNRAMLLPPREVVARQSTDILCMEDQIVAAAIRYIRDHVHQPIRVANVLKVIPVSRRSLERRFLTTLGRGISQEIRRGHVERAKSLLVGTELPMSEVARLSGFTEGRQLSVVFRQETGQTPTAYRRRHNG
- a CDS encoding DUF1553 domain-containing protein translates to MSGGLHSWIHTAHLVALTVMFVATNSVIGRELPTASSAPDTSSFYRGVNLNGPPVVIDGNQWEGHQAKWLQCNDRAFENQLVPLDPPTDPERTKMIRSSRWGGNEVTINDIPPGRYTVYLYVWEDNDPEIYHVSINGAEVLSRHNSGQAGHWDKLGPWLINVKNQQIKITSKGGAANFSGIEVWQGERDSSTEPSTAEAEFFEKRIRPLLVNHCYECHSSESNEVQGRLLVDSRSALRKGGDRGAAIVPGDLELSLLIKAVRYGESQLQMPPDRKLADHEIADLEHWVKMGAPDPRTRATKVSSKTIDLNSARSFWSYRPLVTTVVPTPTKSTARNEIDSFIEAELEKRELTPLPLADKRTLIRRATFDLTGLPPTPEEIDAFLEDSSEDAFESVINRLLESPHYGERWGRHWLDVVRYSDSAGDNSDFPIPQMYLYRNWVIDAFNRDLPYDQFVREQLAGDLMESNRWDERNQRVIATGYLANARRFGSRVDDYPTHLTIEDTIDNLGRTFLGQSINCARCHDHKFDPITIDDYYGLYGFFSSTRYPWPGIELDQMQRDLVPLVPAEQARNALIAHQNREKELEAELARLEKELSEADNANRSALNQQVAAARKQVNRHKKTLPDIPYAYAVAEGTQVDNVAIQFKGNPETRGEVVRRRFPTVLGGQELSLNDLSSGRMALADWIVDPANPLTSRVMVNRIWLRHFGRGLVTTPNEFGKQGKPPSNPALLDWLASRFIESGWSIKSMHRLIMQSRTYQTESVQDPATIPGDPANEFLSGFPRNRLDAETIRDTLLFVGGNLDTRSGGPHPFPPSSEWDFTQHHPFKAIYETNQRSVYLMTQRIQRHPYLAIFDGPDTSVSTPQRSTSTTPLQSLYFMNNSFVHQQAELVAARLRSERSDDSSRIDLVYVRLLGRPPRQEERSAGLHYLKAVKVVLAEAGKTSEESQAQAWVSYVRSLFLLNEFVYVD